One Diospyros lotus cultivar Yz01 chromosome 1, ASM1463336v1, whole genome shotgun sequence genomic window carries:
- the LOC127799718 gene encoding uncharacterized protein LOC127799718, which yields MDIEQRGTKGGFFKLFDWNAKSRKKLFSNKYELPAVLKQGSENVTENGIRPHLVGLHHNGTGLRDKASNDHNFSLSVRCDDGYRTRVPGVVAKLMGLDSLPNSNGSESESSATPFCDSPFVSDSRSRRCDSNFQIEHHIKNEVPKFLEPSVQKMQNRTIERPQIKILPPKSAKSIPLPHHRLFPTKSSGFVPTDKVTCIVEADAKIIEQGPPATTPEGRMPCSRPSVSLRIPDMKEKTDTKHTVSGLPEASRVLKEPNSVIGRKVEDGGRRLTGNTQLSNNSMGSLKNSHESMKRKGSSASIATQAKANIQKKAGFISSSNRSSTSQKEGDLAKPGPNKSQTNTLKGVQKRASTNRTSDVLRKNNQKRNFVTNKDRATSRASVSNQEDRKVPANNGSVRPNKVSNKVNGDSVANDTGKELQSSKMKTFSKKKHSVHKDVPFEKILAKNVLINKQERSERYNIASGGCMNLGAVDRKSRMDVISFTFTSPIKRSLPGVLPSCLDIEKNNHLSSGSCHGYDTHDLKRLSSLGLSVIGGDALNVLLDQKLKELTCKVETSANNFVEAESTAYSSFSLQDSFPNLNVINTVSSEIENSCQLNWHEDQSSCPYDCSSVDNLWLKAKQKYQEFEEMEAHGSDSNTGETGKGLDFEYPSSILSLEPSSSGGSCCSLDSKTSCITNCSKHSLLASTCQTVTCIHGRKCLPGAVEKELPDSASSQLAPFMGGNDMVSTTLGLMDVNRSSKSTWELECITKVLCSADFLFEDFILGRVNNLMTLNLFDQLENQKTGLDEHVEEYFKLQHEVLIDCVSEWLQLKWERQFGPSCKAWPKWATLIERKQCLAEELYREISSWRNMGDLMVDELVYKDMSSWYGRWVHFEIEAFEEGEEIQKMIVTSLIDELVSDFLLMYSH from the exons ATGGATATTGAGCAACGAGGGACAAAGGGAGGTTTCTTTAAGTTGTTTGACTGGAATGCCAAATCCAGGAAAAAGCTGTTCTCGAACAAGTATGAATTGCCAG CTGTCCTAAAGCAAGGAAGTGAAAATGTTACAGAAAATGGAATCCGCCCACACCTt GTGGGTTTACATCATAACGGGACTGGTCTGAGGGACAAAGCAAGTAatgatcataatttttctttatcagTGAGATGTGATGATGGATATAGAACTAGAGTGCCAGGTGTAGTTGCTAAGCTCATGGGCCTGGACTCATTGCCCAATTCAAATGGTTCTGAATCTGAATCCTCTGCTACCCCATTTTGTGACTCTCCATTCGTCAGTGATTCTCGTTCCAGAAGGTGTGACTCCAATTTTCAGATTGAGCATCACATTAAAAATGAGGTGCCAAAATTCCTAGAACCAAGTGTGCAAAAGATGCAAAACCGGACGATTGAGAGGCCTCAAATCAAAATATTACCTCCAAAATCAGCTAAATCCATTCCACTGCCCCATCATAGGTTGTTCCCTACCAAAAGTTCTGGTTTTGTCCCAACAGACAAAGTTACCTGCATAGTGGAGGCAGATGCAAAAATTATAGAGCAAGGTCCTCCAGCAACTACACCCGAGGGTAGGATGCCATGCTCTAGGCCTTCAGTTTCCTTGAGAATTCCAGATATGAAAGAGAAAACAGATACCAAACATACAGTGTCTGGGCTTCCTGAGGCATCTCGAGTACTGAAAGAGCCTAACTCTGTTATTGGTAGGAAGGTAGAGGATGGTGGGAGGAGGCTAACTGGAAATACACAACTGTCCAACAATTCTATGGGGTCACTAAAAAATAGTCATGAGAGTATGAAGAGGAAGGGATCGTCAGCTTCAATTGCAACCCAAGCAAAGGCTAATATTCAGAAAAAAGCAGGATTCATTTCAAGTAGTAATAGGAGTTCAACTAGCCAGAAGGAAGGTGATCTTGCTAAGCCAGGGCCTAATAAGAGCCAAACAAATACCCTAAAGGGTGTGCAGAAGAGGGCTTCTACAAATAGGACTTCTGATGTGCTCAGGAAGAATAACCAGAAGCGGAACTTTGTAACTAACAAAGACAGAGCAACTTCAAGAGCTTCAGTCTCCAACCAGGAGGACAGAAAGGTTCCAGCAAATAATGGTTCTGTTAGGCCTAATAAGGTGTCAAATAAGGTAAACGGTGATTCTGTGGCAAATGATACTGGGAAGGAACTTCAATCATCTAAAATGAAGactttttcaaaaaagaagCATTCTGTTCATAAGGATGTACCTTTTGAAAAAATTCTTGCTAAGAATGTACTAATCAATAAGCAAGAAAGGTCTGAAAGATATAATATAGCAAGTGGTGGTTGCATGAACCTGGGTGCAGTTGACAGGAAAAGCAGAATGGATGTTATTTCTTTTACATTCACTTCTCCCATTAAAAGATCATTACCTGGAGTCCTGCCCTCTTGTTTGGACATAGAAAAGAATAATCATCTTTCTTCTGGTTCTTGTCATGGCTATGATACCCATGACTTAAAAAGGTTATCCTCTCTGGGATTGAGTGTAATTGGTGGAGATGCTTTGAATGTCCTCCTTGATCAAAAGCTTAAGGAATTAACATGTAAAGTTGAGACATCTGCAAATAACTTTGTTGAAGCTGAGAGTACTGCTTATTCTTCATTTAGTTTGCAAGATTCCTTTCCCAATCTCAATGTAATAAACACTGTATCTTCAGAAATTGAAAATAGCTGTCAACTTAATTGGCACGAAGATCAATCCAGCTGCCCATATGATTGCTCTTCAGTTGATAATCTTTGGCTCAAAGCTAAACAAAAGTACCAG GAGTTTGAGGAAATGGAAGCGCACGGCAGTGACAGCAACACCGGTGAAACTGGAAAAGGACTTGATTTTGAATATCCTAGTTCAATTTTAAGCCTTGAACCCTCTTCCTCTGGTGGAAGTTGCTGCTCACTGGATAGCAAAACCAGTTGTATTACTAATT GCAGCAAGCACTCTTTGTTGGCAAGCACTTGCCAAACAGTCACTTGTATCCATGGGAGAAAGTGCTTACCAGGAGCAGTTGAGAAAGAGTTACCAGATTCAGCATCTTCCCAATTAGCTCCATTCATGGGTGGAAACGATATGGTTTCTACTACATTAGGTTTGATGGATGTCAACAGATCATCCAAGTCCACGTGGGAATTAGAATGCATAACAAAAGTACTATGCAGTGCAGATTTCCTTTTTGAGGATTTTATTCTCGGTCGGGTCAACAACTTGATGACTCTCAATCTCTTCGATCAGTTGGAGAATCAGAAAACTGGACTGGATGAACATGTAGAAGAGTATTTCAAGCTCCAGCATGAGGTTTTGATTGATTGTGTGAGTGAATGGCTGCAACTGAAGTGGGAAAGGCAGTTTGGCCCAAGCTGCAAGGCATGGCCCAAATGGGCAACATTGATTGAAAGGAAGCAGTGTTTGGCGGAGGAATTGTACAGAGAAATTTCTAGTtggagaaatatgggagacTTGATGGTGGATGAGCTTGTCTACAAAGACATGAGCTCCTGGTATGGGAGATGGGTCCACTTTGAAATTGAAGCATTTGAAGAGGGTGAAGAGATTCAAAAGATGATTGTAACTTCTTTGATTGATGAGTTGGTTTCTGATTTCTTGTTGATGTATAGCCATTGA
- the LOC127799755 gene encoding uncharacterized protein LOC127799755, with protein MEDQQLATPTSSNVDGGDGSVHSTPDLESSDTGESTVFHESSAHYDDVDSTCSTPYVSAPSSPSRGGLGGGGFFYSAPASPMHFLLCSSRTSPNFAPPVSEASMSASFEFDFSARFGIGTTGSALAGSMSSADELFLNGQIRPMKLSTHLQRPQLLAPLPDLDEVEADSEATLDKAERNEPRGREVKWRDRSLRRRTRSMSPLRTSSFQWHEGAEERAQTESKRNKEELASTETTPSSSRSSSVSRSSRKWELLKDFLYRSKSEGRNNGHKFWSSISFSPVSKERKTATESTATETKKVKQSQPSVKEPTSSKTKKVKRRRAVPPPSPHELHYTANRAQAEEMRKKTFLPYRQGLLGCLGFSSKSYGAMNGLARALNPVSSG; from the coding sequence ATGGAAGACCAGCAGCTCGCAACTCCGACGTCCAGCAACGTCGACGGCGGAGACGGCTCCGTGCATTCCACGCCAGACCTCGAAAGCTCCGACACTGGCGAATCCACCGTCTTCCACGAGTCCAGCGCGCATTACGACGACGTCGACAGCACTTGCTCCACACCTTACGTCAGCGCTCCGTCGAGTCCCAGCCGCGGCGGCCTTGGCGGTGGCGGATTCTTCTATAGTGCTCCCGCGAGTCCAATGCACTTCTTGCTCTGTTCCTCTCGGACCTCTCCGAACTTCGCGCCTCCGGTGTCCGAAGCCTCAATGTCGGCCTCGTTCGAGTTCGACTTCTCAGCAAGGTTTGGGATTGGAACCACAGGTTCGGCGTTGGCAGGATCGATGAGCTCGGCTGACGAGTTGTTCCTCAACGGCCAGATCCGGCCGATGAAGCTCTCAACGCACCTGCAGCGGCCTCAGCTGCTCGCTCCGCTTCCGGATCTGGACGAAGTTGAAGCCGATTCCGAGGCTACATTGGACAAAGCTGAGAGGAATGAGCCACGAGGACGAGAGGTGAAATGGCGAGATAGGTCTCTGCGGAGAAGAACCAGATCTATGTCTCCTCTAAGAACGTCGTCGTTTCAGTGGCATGAAGGTGCTGAGGAACGAGCACAGACTGAGAGCAAGAGGAACAAGGAGGAACTGGCGTCAACTGAAACAACGCCATCCTCGTCGAGGTCGTCCTCGGTCAGCCGTAGCTCGAGGAAGTGGGAGTTATTGAAAGATTTTCTGTACAGAAGCAAAAGCGAAGGAAGGAACAACGGCCACAAGTTCTGGAGCTCAATATCGTTCTCGCCAGTGTCCAAGGAAAGGAAGACAGCAACTGAGTCGACTGCAACTGAGACAAAGAAGGTGAAGCAGAGTCAGCCGAGTGTAAAAGAGCCTACATCGAGCAAGACGAAGAAGGTGAAGCGTAGGAGGGCAGTGCCACCACCGTCGCCGCATGAGTTGCATTACACGGCCAATCGAGCGCAAGCAGaagagatgaggaagaagacgtTCTTGCCCTACAGGCAAGGCTTGCTTGGCTGCTTAGGTTTCAGCTCAAAGAGTTACGGTGCGATGAATGGACTTGCTAGGGCTTTGAACCCTGTTTCTTCCGGGTAA